Proteins from a single region of Psilocybe cubensis strain MGC-MH-2018 chromosome 3, whole genome shotgun sequence:
- a CDS encoding 2-isopropylmalate synthase has translation MPMLTDPSQKYKGYTPLNLTDRKWPSKTLTKAPIWLSTDLRDGNQALANPMTIEQKTVFFRELVKCGVKQIEVAYPAASDTDFMFVRGLVENNEVPDDVWIQVLTPAREDLIRRTIDSVAGCKKAILHMYNATSPTFRNVVFRNSKEKTIELAVEHTKLVRRLTEECTAKYGTVFKYEYSPETFTQTEPDFALEVCEAVKAAWGKAGTGEDRIIFNLPATVEIAPPNHYADQIENFCNKISEREKVIVSLHPHNDRGTGIAAAELGQLAGGDRVEGCFFGNGERTGNVDLVNLALNLYTQGIHPGLDFSDIQTAIDTVTQCNDLPIHPRHPYAGELVFTAFSGSHQDAIKKGFEAQKIKHAEAAAKGEPQYWDIPYLPIDPADLGQNYEAVIRVNSQSGKGGIAYLIKQHLHLDLPRKMQIAFYQVVQAISDREAREMTVDDITTAFRTTYHFGGPKYQGRLALRNFKISTEPSEDPADESEETPDERRRFDGTLAVDGVYRVIRGDGNGPLSALLDALRVHLDIDLTIRDYTEHSVGEGKDVKAASYVEVVPAGDRKSAQSWWGVGLDSDIAGSGLRALLSAVNLAIGDRPLPELKLSVGFNARSGQADISSVIVNSLGLELPRRLQSAFFEVAQRAAGETGGEISLGALTELFQSTYGFHPSGTADNRLALGNFKLEHIGEGGRRQFIGDVVVDGEKRSITGEGNGPLSSVLSALHSFVSGTLTIREYSEHSIGEGAEVNAASYVELTYEVSELKKTRAWGVAVDNDITASGIKAVLAAASKLDLVLKN, from the exons ATGCCTATGCT TACCGATCCTTCCCAAAAGTATAAGGGATACACTCCTTTGAACCTCACTGATCGCAAGTGGCCGTCGAAAACATTGACCAAGGCCCCGATCTGGCTCTCGACCGACTTGCGCGATGGAAACCAGGCTCTTGCCAATCCTATGACCATCGAACAgaagactgttttcttcagAGAGCTCGTTAAGTGCGGTGTTAAACAGATCGAAGTTGCATACCCTGCCGCGAGTGATACCGATTTCATGTTCGTTCGGGGGCTTGTAGAAAACAATGAAGTGCCAGATGACGTCTGGATCCAG GTCTTGACCCCTGCCAGGGAAGATCTCATCAGACGCACGATCGACTCAGTAGCAGGGTGCAAGAAAGCTATTCTGCACATGTACAATGCAACTTCTCCCACATTCCGTAACGTCGTATTCAGAAACTCCAAGGAGAAGACGATCGAACTTGCTGTCGAGCATACTAAACTTGTGCGAAGACTGACGGAAGAGTGCACAGCCAAGTACGGGACTGTGTTCAAGTATGAATACAGCCCGGAAACGTTCACTCAAACTGAACCTGACTTTGCTCTGGAGGTATGCGAGGCAGTCAAGGCAGCATGGGGGAAGGCAGGCACTGGAGAGGATCGAATCATTTTCAATTTGCCCGCGACCGTTGAGATCGCCCCCCCAAATCATTACGCTGATCAG ATCGAAAATTTCTGCAACAAAATTTCTGAGCGAGAGAAGGTTATTGTTAGTTTACACCCTCATAATGATCGAG GTACTGGTATTGCGGCTGCTGAACTGGGTCAGCTGGCTGGAGGGGATCGCGTCGAAGGATGCTTCTTTGGAAATGGCGAACGCACTGGAAATGTCGATCTCGTCAATCTCGCCCTCAATCTATACACTCAGGGAATTCATCCTGGATTGGACTTCAGTGATATCCAAACTGCTATCGACACCGTGACACAGTGCAACGACCTTCCTATCCACCCGCGTCATCCATATGCCGGAGAACTTGTCTTCACTGCCTTTTCTGGATCGCACCAAGACGCCATCAAAAAAGGATTCGAGGCACAAAAGATCAAACACGCGGAGGCTGCTGCCAAAGGAGAGCCTCAATATTGGGATATTCCATACCTTCCCATCGACCCCGCCGACCTTGGTCAGAACTATGAAGCTGTCATCAGAGTCAACTCACAATCCGGCAAGGGTGGAATTGCATACCTCATCAAACAACATCTGCACCTGGATCTCCCAAGAAAGATGCAGATCGCGTTTTACCAGGTTGTCCAGGCTATTTCAGACAGGGAGGCTCGCGAAATGACGGTCGACGATATCACTACTGCATTCCGCACCACCTACCACTTCGGAGGACCCAAGTACCAGGGCAGATTGGCTCTTCGCAACTTCAAGATATCCACGGAGCCTTCAGAAGATCCTGCAGATGAATCTGAAGAGACACCCGACGAACGCCGTAGATTCGACGGAACCCTGGCAGTTGATGGCGTGTACCGTGTGATTAGAGGAGATGGAAATGGGCCCCTATCTGCCCTGTTGGATGCCCTACGAGTCCACCTAGACATCGACTTGACGATTCGAGATTACACGGAGCATTCCGTCGGAGAGGGCAAGGATGTGAAAGCAGCCTCCTACGTCGAGGTTGTGCCTGCAGGTGACCGCAAGTCTGCTCAATCATGGTGGGGTGTTGGCCTGGACTCTGACATCGCTGGCTCCGGTCTACGTGCCCTTCTGAGTGCGGTCAACCTTGCCATCGGCGACCGCCCTCTGCCTGAACTCAAGCTGAGTGTTGGATTCAACGCTCGTTCTGGCCAGGCGGACATTTCCAGTGTCATTGTCAACTCCCTTGGCCTCGAACTACCGCGTCGCCTTCAGTCAGCCTTCTTCGAGGTTGCTCAACGAGCTGCTGGCGAAACCGGTGGCGAGATCTCTCTGGGTGCTTTGACCGAGCTTTTCCAGTCAACATACGGCTTCCATCCATCAGGTACCGCCGACAACAGGCTTGCTCTTGGTAACTTTAAATTGGAGCATATTGGGGAAGGTGGTCGCCGCCAATTTATAGGAGACGTCGTTGTAGATGGCGAGAAACGTTCGATCACCGGTGAAGGAAACGGTCCCCTATCTTCTGTTCTATCAGCTCTACACTCCTTTGTATCGGGGACTCTTACAATCCGGGAATATTCTGAACACTCGATCGGAGAAGGCGCTGAAGTTAATGCAGCGTCTTACGTTGAACTCACGTATGAGGTCTCTGAATTGAAAAAGACACGCGCCTGGGGTGTTGCTGTCGACAATGATATCACCGCGTCTGGGATCAAGGCAGTATTGGCCGCGGCAAGTAAATTGGACTTGGTATTGAAGAACTAA
- a CDS encoding Autophagy-related protein 9 has product MSRSGSRSKRQSSSRAAQASYSLTASAGPSSSRPFLSMLNPMNSQYHGYTQANQAVPEENEEYDESAPHEDVDLESGRSTIFHNAHEAKPSRHAQGKRRVAWDPGASEMSSFHPNIHKEDKMVEHESSDDEVPQSFKVEPTSSRPAVSPPRSGEQLLKPESRRNHALYTSEGRKLPPSAPPAFDRSPSSSQFPPRPAGLDEGSSRSPNATSTSQRSSSPLRQNRPTMRGLDEYEKALWNWVNVYNLDAFLQEVYAYYEGKGIYSIALSRGLNLLTVGFVIGFSTFLLGCIDYSSLRRHSHSQLSDVIVPHCVSRFSGFTLLFFLLFIAFYIWQIISFVLGIQRLVDMYKFYTYLLKIPDADIQTIAWSEVVRRIGAIREENPLTALSSKKGRTSDDTATAKLDAHDIANRIMRQENYLIALFNKELLDLRVPLPAVLKRFIPEEEGKGKMLTQALEWNLRFCLMEYLFDQHGKVRKVFLKSKNRTVLIEGLKRRFIFMGILNAIFAPLIVLYYLMYSFFRYFEQYHKDPSTIGSRRYTPFAQWKFREFNELPHIFVRRLDESYPIANMYIDQFPNEKIALVMRFVAFIAGSFAAVLVLATLLDPELFINFEITPHRNVFFYLGVFTATVTVARGMIPEDNRVFDPELLMSEVVNYTHYMPDHWKGQLHSKKVHQDFGELFSRKVLIFLQEIVSVILTPFILWFSLPSCAPAIVDFFREFSVHVDGRGYVCSFAEFNFERHGNVKFGAPGPATQGNGDNRKMLSNEGKMEKSFLNFKAANPDWNPADPSGSLYLSRMADLNAHLQYPHYRRRFGAQATYKPEFGSSGYGLGHEGSASSEAGPAESGYMERDRAHEYDQAMRHSRMAAAVRKRAGVGASMVGMSTMLGAGTVMGDGGVAASVFGAGEIASAPSVVLGDSRGSVQLAGGSGRIAQEDVAADGGVGSGLGESYVDGSSARRAAGKVEEEEDEGLEDGGVLGLLAQIYGRRDGGAVVM; this is encoded by the exons ATGTCGAGATCTGGGTCTCGTTCTAAGCGCCAGTCTTCTTCGAGGGCGGCGCAAGCCTCTTACTCTCTAACGGCTTCAGCTGGTCCTTCGAGCTCGCGTCCCTTTCTCAGTATGCTCAATCCAATGAACAGCCAATATCACGGCTACACACAAGCCAACCAGGCTGTTCCCGAGGAGAATGAAGAGTATGATGAAAGTGCACCTCACGAAGATGTCGATTTGGAGTCTGGTCGTAGCACTATCTTTCATAACGCACACGAGGCGAAACCTTCGAGGCATGCCCAGGGAAAGCGTAGAGTGGCTTGGGACCCCGGTGCCTCGGAGATGAGCTCGTTCCACCCCAATATTCACAAAGAAGATAAGATGGTCGAACACGAGTCGTCAGACGACGAGGTTCCACAGAGTTTCAAGGTGGAGCCGACGAGTTCCCGCCCTGCTGTGTCGCCGCCTCGGTCTGGCGAGCAGCTGCTGAAACCAGAGTCTCGGAGAAATCATGCACTGTATACTAGCGAGGGAAGAAAGCTGCCACCATCCGCGCCTCCGGCCTTTGATAGATCCCCTTCATCTTCTCAATTCCCTCCAAGACCGGCAGGACTCGATGAAGGGAGTAGTAGAAGTCCCAATGCCACCTCCACAAGTCAGCGATCCAGTTCTCCTTTACGGCAAAACAGACCGACTATGCGTGGTTTAGACGAGTATGAGAAGGCTTTGTGGAACTGGGTCAATGTTTACAACCTTGATGCATTCCTGCAGGAAGTCTATGCCTACTACGAGGGAAAGGGGATCTATAGTATTGCGCTCTCTCGAGGGCTCAATCTACT AACTGTCGGGTTCGTTATCGGATTTTCGACGTTTCTGCTCGGATGCATAGACTACTCTAGCTTGCGGCGGCATAGCCATTCACAACTTTCCGATGTAATTGTTCCCCACTGCGTCTCAAG ATTCTCAGGATTCACACTACTATTTTTCTTGCTATTCATTGCATTCTATATCTGGCAAATAATATCATTTGTTCTTGGAATCCAACGCCTTGTTGACATGTACAAATTCTACACTTACCTTTTGAAAATTCCAGAC GCTGATATTCAAACTATCGCGTGGTCAGAGGTTGTCCGTAGAATTGGGGCCATTCGCGAAGAAAACCCTCTTACGGCTCTGTCTTCAAAGAAAGGTCGGACGTCAGACGACACAGCTACGGCGAAGCTAGACGCCCATGACATCGCCAACAGGATCATGCGACAGGAAAACTACCTGATCGCATTGTTCAACAAGGAGCTTTTAGATCTACGAGTGCCGTTACCGGCCGTACTGAAACGATTTATACCCGaggaggaagggaagggaaagaTGCTGACGCAGGCATTGGAATGGAATTTGAGGTTCTGTCTTATGGAATATCTATTTGACCAACATGGCAAAGTGAGAAAGGTGTTTTTAAAGTCGAAGAATCGGACTGTTCTTATCGAAGG GCTGAAGCGCCGCTTTATCTTTATGGGAATCCTTAATGCCATCTTTGCACCGCTAATAGTTCTTTATTATCTCATGTATTCGTTCTTCAGGTATTTTGAG CAATACCACAAAGATCCGTCGACCATCGGAAGCCGACGGTATACTCCTTTTGCGCAGTGGAAATTTAGAGAGTTCAACGAGCTGCCGCATATTTTTGTCCGACGGTTAGATGAGAGCTACCCAATTGCCAACATGTACATCGACCAGTTCCCAAACGAGAAGATTGCATTGGTGATGCG ATTTGTCGCGTTCATCGCAGGGTCATTTGCAGCTGTTTTGGTGCTTGCTACGCTGTTGGACCCCGAGCTGTTTATCAACTTTGAGATTACACCGCATAGGAATGTGTTTTTCTATTTGGGAGTTTTCACTGCGACTGTAACAGTCGCGCGTGGGATGATACCAGAAGACAATCGTGTTTTCGACCCAGAACTGCTCATGTCGGAGGTGGTGAACTATACACATTACATGCCTGATCACTGGAAGGGCCAATTGCATAGCAAAAAG GTCCACCAAGACTTTGGCGAGCTGTTTTCGCGCAAAGTGctcatctttttgcaagAAATCGTGTCCGTGATCCTGACGCCGTTCATCCTGTGGTTCTCACTGCCGTCATGTGCGCCCGCAATTGTCGATTTCTTCCGCGAATTCTCGGTACATGTCGATGGACGCGGGTACGTGTGCAGCTTTGCCGAGTTCAACTTTGAGCGGCACGGGAACGTCAAGTTTGGAGCGCCCGGACCAGCAACGCAAGGGAACGGGGACAACAGGAAGATGCTGTCGAACGAGGGCAAGATGGAGAAGAGCTTTTTGAATTTCAAAGCAGCAAACCCTGACTGGAACCCGGCGGACCCATCGGGCTCGCTGTACCTAAGTCGGATGGCGGACCTGAACGCGCACTTGCAGTACCCGCACTATCGACGGCGGTTTGGGGCGCAGGCGACGTACAAGCCCGAGTTTGGCAGCTCGGGGTATGGACTTGGGCACGAGGGCAGTGCGAGCAGCGAAGCGGGGCCTGCGGAGAGTGGGTACATGGAGAGGGACCGGGCGCACGAGTACGACCAGGCGATGCGGCACAGTCGGATGGCGGCTGCTGTGAGGAAGCGGGCGGGTGTAGGGGCGAGTATGGTGGGGATGTCGACGATGCTTGGAGCGGGCACGGTGATGGGCGATGGTGGGGTTGCTGCGTCGGTGTTTGGGGCAGGAGAGATTGCATCTGCACCGAGTGTGGTGCTCGGGGATTCGCGGGGGAGCGTGCAGCTTGCGGGGGGCTCTGGACGGATTGCGCAGGAGGACGTTGCGGCGGACGGCGGGGTTGGGAGCGGGCTGGGAGAATCGTACGTGGATGGGTCGAGCGCTCGACGTGCGGCGGGGAAagtcgaggaagaggaagatgagggaTTGGAGGACGGCGGGGTCCTTGGACTGTTGGCGCAAATCTATGGTAGGCGGGATGGAGGCGCTGTGGTCATGTAA
- a CDS encoding UPF0045 protein (UPF0045 protein sll0230) → MSELYAVAGIPLLSSVLSPNLTPPDFCLIPIGTANTSVAEEVAECQRVLAASGLTYKRIWHKPRLAVSRSISYISLTVPEGPWSKVSQAIHDCHAAVHAKGALRIATDIRIGTRIDRDITPGQGNDAKVTRVQSILAQDNSS, encoded by the exons ATGTCAGAGCTCTACGCCGTCGCAGGTATTCCGCTTCTCTCCTCTGTTCTTTCTCCCAACCTCACTCCTCCAGACTTTTGTCTCATCCCCATAGGCACTGCCAACACCTCCGTCGCAGAAGAGGTCGCAGAATGCCAGCGCGTCCTCGCTGCCTCTGGCCTCACATACAAG CGGATATGGCACAAACCTCGGTTAGCAGTTTCTCGTTCTATCTCTTACATCTCGCTCACTGTCCCAGAGGGTCCTTGGTCAAAGGTCTCACAGGCAATCCACGACTGCCATGCCGCAGTGCACGCCAAAGGTGCTCTCCGCATCGCCACAGACATCCGCATCGGCACCCGCATCGACCGCGATATCACCCCAGGCCAGGGCAACGACGCCAAAGTCACCCGTGTCCAGTCCATCCTCGCCCAAGACAATTCTTCCTAG
- a CDS encoding DNA (cytosine-5)-methyltransferase 4, protein MSTYRLVPYVEIIVPRKTGTRRRLPSPTSSVRSPSSGKQHESGSSELETFTRSPRKRRKLNTVSEDEETTASSEFLTNNPPESETIIGQQAITDEDQSEYDEAARRSPSLGAFSHGDGPAVGYYVPDHDEIVEDESPLPDETSPEDLDETNGDIPVRILDDYTIYNTATREIIHLAQLLLLDSSDTKYSASGVAKAWIDPDSEEDEVLSAEDTDENETSVERLQLSKILEFCVHNLLEGQKVLDPKIYIRTKYAWYILGIPSASYLPYFAPFWTSHRILHLFINSCLKNYRLTYEEFKENLQDIDAEEDSGPISASDILGRNLELDQDLNSDETICLENSIKISRVPAVREIMGPEHYDFDVDISSQRSKKEKKSRPAFTSKSSNKEIEILRNRNNKTFLTATVNDIAKDFFHVAMEAIRQEDVDETASVKLPRHKGHYTDPLKIVWGDSFPGGKVFKSATVDGIVYKIGDIVMVEPDDNYKVDAAVTKSSQTVNQYGNRYWFIQIRYFFDKLEQGKKNKMLHGVWLSHGSKTILQEAAHSKSLFFLNSCDHIPVNSIFKKCDVNYLKPGYPEPPDNGAPDATDFHCMFLHDENDASFCDIPEDVLDFSNLDEGYTCFSCDEEDRRKANEEPRHYSDRVCVDGVDYHLHDFVYIQPTRDGRRLLEIGQIVTLHDSDRISINMLGRYDEYVEHQKKTADSETDLVSDERRLFMTDDIEDIALHQLDGICHILHLTDPRKIQEWISHDDHYYLNSKGDIKNLHAISKSKVAYCKACYAKEQEVIGQASRLADKNEKLIGMELFSGAGGLGIGMDLSGFVETRYAVEFSPSAAKTYARNHPNTKVYCQDTNHLLKHAITGLNSEGKRGPLKSNDEKTMCPPLPKKGEPVDFIFGGPPCQSFSRMNHSKRRDDIRSSLACNMLSYVEHYEPKYFLLENVAGFLDHKLYTKQQTASGRVEERIVQFGMIKFCFRTLIALGYQVRYRLLQAGDYGAPQSRRRVIIWGARRGEPLPQFPVPVYAFPKRAWSVKLPSGGRLEPPTRSKGKEHHNYAPLRPRTVNDAIGDLPPFDWINPHRIIASSTRDREESRRRLYDMKIPRFDAMSDSEKRYVFDALPGFPGGAKYPMPPKNRYQEWLRQGMEEDELVTGQYTTRFAPRIVEATVNVPLRPLADHRDLPGILLGAKRMRQKDAKGKIFYGRMDGNGHFKCAVTTLSPATKSQWPVHPTQKRIITVREAARSQGFPDHYVFESSNKRAGQIVADQLRQIGNAVAVPFALALGKELGKALLQTWERTEREGSVEA, encoded by the exons ATGAGCACATATCGTCTCGTTCCCTATGTCGAAATCATTGTTCCACGTAAAACAGGAACTCGTAGGCGTTTGCCTTCTCCAACAAGTTCTGTTAGGTCCCCATCTTCTGGGAAGCAGCATGAATCGGGATCCAGTGAATTAGAAACATTCACGCGATCTccgagaaagaggaggaaattgaaCACAGTATCAGAGGATGAGGAAACCACTGCTAGCTCAGAATTTCTGACCAACAAT CCGCCTGAATCCGAAACAATTATTGGTCAACAAGCTATCACAGATGAAGATCAATCTGAATATGATGAAGCTGCGCGTCGTTCTCCTAGCTTGGGTGCTTTCTCTCATGGCGATGGCCCAGCCGTTGGTTACTACGTTCCCGACCACGATGAAATTGTCGAAGATGAATCACCTTTGCCAGACGAGACCTCTCCTGAAGATTTGGATGAGACTAATGGCGATATACCCGTCCGTATTCTCGATGACTACACCATTTATAATACAGCAACCAGGGAAATAATCCATTTGGCTCAGCTCCTCCTTTTGGACTCCTCTGACACAAAATACAGTGCTTCTGGGGTGGCGAAGGCATGGATAGACCCGGACagcgaggaagatgaagtaCTTTCGGCGGAAGACACTGACGAAAATGAAACCTCTGTGGAAAGGCTGCAGCTTTCCAAAATCCTTGAATTCTGTGTCCACAATCTGTTGGAGGGTCAAAAGGTCCTCGACCC CAAAATCTACATTCGCACAAAGTACGCGTGGTACATACTGGGAATTCCTTCAGCTAGTTACCTTCCTTACTTCGCTCCCTTCTGGACAAGTCACCGAATACTCCATCTCTTTATCAATTCTTGTCTCAAAAATTATCGATTAACATATGAAGAGTTCAAGGAAAATCTGCAGGACAttgatgcagaagaagattCGGGTCCAATCTCAGCGTCTGATATCCTTGGCCGCAATTTAGAGTTAGATCAAGATTTAAACTCTGATGAAACT ATTTGCCTTGAAAACTCCATCAAGATTTCGAGAGTTCCTGCAGTTCGAGAAATCATGGGCCCTGAACATTACGATTTTGACGTCGACATTTCATCGCAACGCtcgaagaaagaaaagaaatcacGACCTGCGTTCACTTCGAAATCCAGCAACAAGGAAATCGAAATTCTTAGGAACAGGAACAACAAAACATTCCTTACCGCCACTGTTAACGACATTGCCAAAGATTTCTTCCACGTGGCGATGGAAGCTATCCGTCAGGAGGATGTCGACGAGACTGCATCAGTCAAACTTCCGCGCCACAAGGGGCATTATACTGATCCGTTGAAGATCGTCTGGGGTGATAGCTTTCCTGGAGGAAAGGTATTTAAGAGTGCGACGGTCGATGGTATTGTCTACAAA ATTGGCGATATAGTTATGGTCGAACCCGACGATAATTATAAAGTCGATGCAGCTGTGACTAAATCTTCACAAACTGTGAACCAATACGGGAATAGATACTG GTTCATTCAGATTCGCTATTTCTTCGACAAGCTGGAACagggaaagaaaaataaaatgctGCATGGGGTCTGGCTCAGCCATGGAAGCAAAACGATACTTCAAGAGGCCGCACATTCAAAGTCTTTATTCTTCTTGAATTCTTGCGACCACATTCCTGTCAATTCTATATTCAAAAAGTGTGATGTCAACTACTTGAAGCCAGGGTATCCTGAGCCGCCAGACAACGGTGCACCAGATGCAACCGACTTTCACTGCAT GTTTTTACACGACGAGAACGACGCCTCATTCTGTGATATCCCTGAGGATGTCCTCGACTTCAGCAATCTGGATGAAGGCTACACTTGTTTCTCATGTGACGAGGAAGATCGTCGGAAAGCTAATGAGGAACCCCGACATTATTCGGACAGGGTCTGTGTCGACGGTGTGGACTATCATCTGCACGACTTTGTCTACATCCAGCCGACCAGGGACGGCCGTCGCCTCCTTGAGATTGGGCAGATCGTCACTTTGCACGACTCTGACCGCATCTCTATCAATATGCTCGGCCGGTACGACGAATATGTCGAACACCAGAAGAAGACTGCAGATTCGGAAACGGATCTCGTATCGGATGAG AGACGCCTTTTCATGACGGATGACATTGAGGATATTGCTCTGCACCAGCTGGATGGGATATGCCATATACTGCACCTCACCGACCCACGCAAGATTCAAGAGTGGATCTCGCACGACGACCACTACTACCTGaacagcaaaggtgacaTCAAGAACCTGCACGCGATTTCAAAGTCCAAAGTGGCCTACTGCAAAGCCTGTTACGCAAAGGAGCAGGAAGTGATCGGTCAAGCGTCGCGTCTTGCTGATAAGAATGAAAAATTGATTGGGATGGAGCTGTTTTCTG GCGCTGGCGGGcttgggattgggatggaTCTTTCAGGCTTTGTGGAGACGAGGTATGCGGTCGAGTTTTCGCCGTCGGCAGCAAAGACGTATGC GCGGAACCATCCCAACACGAAGGTTTACTGCCAGGACACCAACCACCTCCTCAAACACGCTATCACGGGTCTGAATAGCGAGGGCAAGAGAGGTCCTTTGAAGTCGAACGATGAAAAGACAATGTGTCCTCCTTTGCCGAAGAAGGGTGAACCTGTGGATTTCATCTTTGGTG GTCCACCGTGTCAGTCGTTCTCAAGGATGAACCATTCAAAG CGGCGAGACGATATCAG ATCGTCTCTGGCGTGTAACATGCTTAGCTATGTCGAGCACTACGAGCCGAAATACTTTCTCCTGGAAAATGTCGCTGGGTTCTTGGACCACAAATTGTACACAAAGCAGCAGACTGCATCAGGCCGGGTGGAGGAACGCATCGTGCAGTTTGGGATGATCAAGTTTTGCTTCAGAACGCTCATTGCTCTCGG CTACCAGGTGCGCTACCGGCTCCTGCAAGCGGGAGACTACGGTGCGCCGCAGAGTCGGCGGCGGGTGATCATCTGGGGCGCGCGGCGCGGGGAACCATTGCCACAGTTCCCTGTACCTGTGTACGCGTTCCCGAAACGTGCATGGAGTGTGAAGCTGCCTAGCGGTGGTCGTCTGGAACCACCGACGAGGAGCAAGGGCAAGGAACACCACAACTACGCGCCGCTCCGCCCGAGGACGGTGAATGATGCCATCGGTGACCTG CCACCGTTCGATTGGATCAACCCGCATCGGATTATCGCGTCAAGCACGCGCGACCGCGAGGAGTCGAGGCGGCGGCTGTATGATATGAAGATCCCGCGGTTTGACGCAATGTCGGACAGCGAGAAGCGGTATGTATTTGACGCGCTGCCTGGGTTCCCCGGGGGCGCAAAGTACCCGATGCCGCCAAAGAACCGGTACCAGGAGTGGCTGCGGCAGGGGATGGAGGAGGACGAGCTGGTGACGGGTCAGTATACGACACGGTTTGCACCGCGGATCGTGGAGGCTACAGTGAATGTGCCGCTGAGACCGCTGGCTGACCATCGAG ATCTCCCTGGTATTCTGCTTGGAGCAAAAAGGATGAGGCAAAAAGATGCAAAAGGCAAAA TTTTTTACGGGAGGATGGATGGGAATGGGCATTTCAAATGTGCTGTGACGACGCTTTCGCCTGCTACAAAGTCGCAGTGGCCTGTACATCCTACA CAAAAGCGGATTATCACGGTTCGAGAGGCAGCACGGTCGCAGGGGTTCCCGGACCACTATGTGTTTGAATCATCGAACAAAAGGGCAGGTCAGATTGTTGCTGAT CAACTGCGGCAGATTGGCAATGCGGTTGCGGTGCCGTTTGCGCTTGCGCTGGGAAAAGAGCTTGGAAAGGCGCTGCTGCAGACATGGGAGCGGACGGAGCGAGAGGGCAGCGTGGAGGCATGA
- a CDS encoding Increased rDNA silencing protein 4 produces MSTVQSRISTFESLGGRASAPARAPSPSPSPPQLGRSTSLLDLRDSDWIVDDGPGARTPTAPLISFEAKSKTRPPIKPKPASLAVPGGGKQTAHGPSSSISSFHSVSLSSDTAPAEDDTTDDSLDWVLPRQPPKLPQRPRPSRPVSPVLSPASSSSSLPYTPRRPAPPPPQPLPPPLPSRSSDRSSIRSIATTNSSLAAKTKRPTPVPLAARRRYEAVFTANVIQRRRAQKRSSTEKPALLSPGEARGRRALGWRGLSIDLITGDELPEPVDESVGPDDVLEAAIVRCIWKKSRLSNAQLADIWNECDIAGKGALNIDAFVKGMWRIDEELRRAQTHAIKSATNGAATYRSNSLRSTSSAHRQHHSHRPRDILR; encoded by the exons ATGAGCACCGTGCAATCGCGCATCTCCACCTTTGAGTCCCTCGGCGGTCGTGCGTCAGCGCCAGCACGAgcaccatcgccatcgccatcgccgcCGCAGCTCGGACGGAGCACATCGCTGCTCGATCTCAGAGACAGCGACTGGATCGTCGACGACGGACCCGGGGCACGCACGCCGACTGCGCCGCTGATCAGCTTTGAAGCAAAGAGCAAGACGCGGCCACCGATAAAACCCAAGCCAGCGAGTCTGGCAGTGCCTGGGGGAGGGAAGCAGACAGCGCACGGACCATCGTCCTCCATCTCGTCCTTCCACTCAGTCTCCCTCTCCTCGGACACCGCGCCCGCCGAGGACGACACTACAGACGACTCTCTTGACTGGGTTCTGCCCCGCCAGCCCCCCAAGCTTCCCCAGCGGCCCCGCCCCTCCCGCCCCGTCTCCCCCGTCCTCTCCCCCGCCTCTTCCTCCAGCTCCCTGCCTTACACTCCCCGCCGCCCCGCCCCGCCGCCCCCACAGCCACTGCCCCCGCCCCTCCCCTCCCGCTCATCAGACCGCTCCTCCATCCGCAGCATCGCCACCACCAACTCCTCCCTCGCTGCGAAAACAAAGCGTCCAACTCCCGTGCCCCTCGCTGCACGCAGGCGCTACGAGGCCGTCTTCACCGCCAATGTCATCCAGCGTCGCCGCGCACAGAAGCGCTCCTCCACTGAAAAACCTGCCCTTCTCAGCCCCGGCGAGGCACGCGGTCGTCGCGCTCTCGGCTGGCGCGGTCTCTCCATCGATCTCATAACGGGCGATGAGCTCCCAGAACCTGTAGACGAATCAGTCGGCCCCGACGACGTCCTCGAGGCCGCCATCGTCCGTTGCATCTGGAAAAAGTCGCGTCTCTCCAACGCACAACTCGCCGACATCTG GAACGAGTGCGACATCGCAGGAAAAGGCGCCCTCAACATCGATGCGTTTGTAAAGGGCATGTGGCGCATAGACGAAGAGCTCCGTCGCGCCCAAACCCACGCCATCAAGTCCGCCACCAACGGCGCAGCGACCTACCGCTCCAACAGTCTGCGCTCGACCAGCAGCGCACATCGACAGCACCATTCTCATAGACCGCGCGACATTCTACGCTGA